In the Bacillus shivajii genome, one interval contains:
- a CDS encoding DUF4395 domain-containing protein: MKEIPITLVRANQIMMVILTLASIVTQNIWILILTAIFIYSSLIFGPKANVAFIIAKSITKKDLSTDHTESAVLTRFNQTIAASIITVAIIIYLLTGHWVTWLLVAMVTVAASVALMGFCVGCFLYYQFKKQTYKLKSK; the protein is encoded by the coding sequence ATGAAGGAGATTCCTATAACTTTAGTGCGAGCGAATCAAATTATGATGGTAATTCTCACTTTAGCATCCATTGTTACTCAAAACATATGGATACTCATATTAACCGCTATTTTCATATACTCCTCTTTAATTTTTGGTCCTAAGGCAAACGTCGCTTTTATCATTGCCAAGTCCATCACAAAGAAAGATTTATCTACAGACCATACCGAATCAGCTGTCCTTACGAGGTTTAACCAAACAATTGCTGCAAGCATAATCACAGTAGCAATAATTATTTATTTGTTAACAGGTCATTGGGTGACTTGGCTATTAGTAGCGATGGTAACAGTTGCTGCATCAGTCGCACTGATGGGATTTTGTGTCGGATGTTTTTTATATTACCAATTTAAGAAACAAACTTATAAATTAAAGTCGAAGTAG
- a CDS encoding GAF domain-containing sensor histidine kinase yields MKNIKELDLLKLISEKLNKETDQTSLLQSVLEHLLSLTNLQTGWIFTFNDERQLQLGASSSLPEALNVNQKRFMCEGNCWCVERYQDGRLKEATNIIECKRIEDAITFKRGDNEGITHHASIPLRAGDNMYGILNVASPNKKEFTNEELSILESVAFQIGSALHRIELFENEKKLTVIEERNRLARDLHDQVNQLLFTIMYVANGTKSLTNDKEILNSLESIQHMSEDALSEMKSLIWQLKTDVLYDHLPASIKKYGVKIGLDIDINIENMLEIPEHMQCAFYTIAQEALNNIKKHTNCLNPIVTIKKTKEQWIMKIQDNGNGFTGSNNHGVGLMSMRERSKLIGGTCQISSKEGFGTTVVVTIPL; encoded by the coding sequence ATGAAAAACATCAAAGAACTAGATCTATTAAAATTGATTTCAGAAAAATTAAATAAAGAAACTGATCAAACGTCTCTACTTCAATCTGTCCTTGAACACTTGCTTTCATTAACAAATTTACAAACGGGTTGGATCTTTACTTTTAATGATGAAAGACAATTACAATTAGGAGCTTCGTCATCCTTACCGGAAGCCTTGAACGTTAATCAGAAACGCTTTATGTGTGAGGGTAATTGTTGGTGTGTTGAAAGGTACCAAGATGGTAGATTAAAAGAAGCGACAAACATAATAGAATGTAAAAGAATTGAAGATGCAATAACGTTTAAGCGTGGAGACAATGAAGGAATTACACACCACGCATCGATCCCATTACGAGCAGGAGATAACATGTATGGGATATTAAATGTAGCCTCACCTAACAAAAAGGAATTTACGAATGAGGAATTATCTATATTGGAATCAGTAGCATTTCAAATCGGAAGTGCACTTCACAGAATCGAACTGTTCGAAAATGAAAAAAAGCTAACTGTAATTGAAGAAAGAAACAGGTTAGCACGTGATTTACATGACCAAGTGAATCAGTTGCTATTTACAATCATGTATGTCGCAAACGGGACAAAATCTCTTACAAATGATAAAGAAATTTTGAATAGTTTAGAAAGTATTCAACATATGTCTGAAGACGCCTTAAGTGAAATGAAATCATTAATTTGGCAACTGAAAACCGATGTTTTATACGATCATTTACCAGCTTCTATTAAAAAATATGGGGTGAAAATTGGGCTTGATATTGATATCAATATTGAAAATATGCTTGAAATCCCGGAACATATGCAATGTGCGTTTTATACCATTGCCCAAGAAGCTTTAAATAACATAAAAAAACATACAAATTGTTTGAACCCCATCGTAACCATAAAAAAAACAAAGGAACAATGGATCATGAAAATACAAGATAATGGCAATGGTTTTACTGGTTCTAACAATCATGGCGTAGGGCTAATGAGTATGAGGGAAAGATCAAAGTTAATTGGTGGTACATGTCAAATATCGAGTAAAGAAGGGTTCGGAACAACTGTGGTCGTTACAATCCCACTTTAA
- a CDS encoding ring-cleaving dioxygenase yields the protein MTLKPLKGIHHVSAITGDAVKNYEFYTETLGMRLVKKTVNQDDTSMYHLFYADERGNPGTDFTFFEIPQAGRTYQGTNCISNTSLRVKNDQTLTYWKDRFEKSGVNHKEITTENGRAILRFEDFEGQRMTLVSDEQTRGVAAGQPWAKSPVPGENGITGLGPVTLTVSRPERTAKVLTEILTFKEVASFVNEEGNDVLVFETGEGGTGAEVHVETLKDAQRERPGRGSVHHVAFRVESEEELKKWVQYFDESGIQSSGFVERYYFKSLYFRESNGILFELATDGPGFAVDEPIDKLGESLALPPYLEDQRETIEAKLTPLKTK from the coding sequence ATGACATTGAAGCCGTTAAAAGGTATTCATCACGTTTCTGCGATCACTGGAGATGCGGTGAAAAATTACGAATTCTATACAGAAACACTAGGAATGAGACTCGTGAAGAAAACGGTCAATCAAGATGATACATCGATGTACCACTTGTTTTATGCAGATGAAAGAGGAAACCCTGGAACAGATTTTACGTTTTTTGAAATTCCTCAAGCTGGTCGAACGTATCAGGGGACAAACTGTATTTCGAATACGTCATTACGAGTCAAAAATGACCAAACATTAACCTATTGGAAAGACCGATTCGAAAAATCAGGCGTAAATCATAAAGAGATTACTACGGAAAACGGAAGAGCAATCCTTCGTTTTGAAGATTTTGAAGGTCAACGAATGACACTCGTTTCTGACGAACAAACCCGGGGAGTAGCAGCTGGCCAACCGTGGGCGAAAAGTCCAGTACCAGGCGAAAATGGTATTACCGGCCTTGGACCAGTTACATTAACTGTGTCTCGTCCAGAGCGGACGGCTAAAGTTTTAACAGAAATTTTAACATTTAAAGAAGTAGCTTCCTTTGTAAATGAGGAAGGGAATGATGTTCTCGTTTTTGAAACTGGAGAAGGTGGAACTGGAGCGGAAGTCCATGTTGAAACGTTGAAAGATGCGCAAAGAGAAAGGCCCGGTAGAGGGAGTGTACATCACGTTGCGTTTCGCGTTGAGTCAGAAGAAGAATTAAAAAAATGGGTTCAATATTTTGATGAGAGCGGCATTCAAAGCTCAGGGTTTGTAGAGCGTTACTACTTTAAATCATTATACTTTAGAGAATCAAACGGAATCCTGTTTGAACTTGCAACAGATGGACCTGGTTTTGCTGTCGATGAGCCAATCGATAAACTTGGCGAGAGTTTAGCATTACCACCATATTTAGAAGATCAGAGAGAAACAATTGAGGCGAAATTAACCCCTTTAAAAACGAAATAA
- a CDS encoding LysM peptidoglycan-binding domain-containing protein produces MKLPGTHILHTVEHGDTLYSLANRYNSSVDDIVRSNGIYPPFTDPGLIYPGQLLVISDAYLGKDEVLYVVNRGDTMYQIATRFLSHPDMIAGITSGVQNPNFIFPYQPLRLPVMIYLVQTGDSIASISERTGVPIDGILTANQNRPSISPDVLYEGLKLIIPLPTSQNIAVFAPSPGDIIESDVFISGYARAFEANVLMQVIDAQGNSLTGEQFTTAQYAAPVYAPFETTLTLEEQPATDEGYLQVYTRSAKDGSIQDLTQIKVYFNE; encoded by the coding sequence TTGAAATTACCTGGTACTCATATCCTGCACACTGTAGAACATGGTGACACCTTATATTCGTTAGCCAATCGTTATAATAGCAGTGTCGATGATATTGTTCGATCAAACGGCATATATCCTCCGTTTACAGACCCAGGACTCATCTATCCAGGTCAATTATTAGTCATATCGGATGCTTATTTAGGGAAAGATGAGGTCCTTTATGTTGTAAACCGAGGGGATACAATGTATCAAATCGCGACAAGATTTTTGTCGCACCCAGACATGATTGCTGGAATAACATCAGGTGTACAAAATCCTAATTTTATTTTTCCTTATCAGCCATTGAGATTGCCTGTGATGATTTACCTTGTTCAGACTGGGGATTCGATCGCATCTATTTCTGAGAGAACAGGTGTTCCAATCGATGGAATTTTAACAGCTAATCAAAATAGGCCTAGCATTTCACCTGATGTTCTTTATGAAGGACTGAAACTAATTATTCCGCTTCCAACATCACAAAATATAGCCGTGTTTGCTCCTTCACCCGGAGATATCATTGAAAGCGACGTTTTCATCTCGGGTTATGCTAGAGCTTTTGAAGCAAATGTCCTAATGCAAGTTATTGATGCACAAGGGAATAGTTTAACAGGCGAACAATTTACGACTGCACAATACGCTGCTCCAGTTTATGCTCCATTTGAAACGACACTTACTTTAGAGGAGCAACCTGCAACAGATGAAGGTTATTTACAAGTCTATACTCGAAGTGCGAAGGACGGTAGTATTCAAGACTTAACTCAAATAAAGGTGTATTTTAATGAATAA
- a CDS encoding peroxiredoxin gives MYNKKELHVTNPELFHQPFRATRDDPAPLFSAPALINNDISSVDLSEQRGKWVVLFFYASDFTFVUPTELAAVAAIYPQLRERNTEVFGISTDSVYAHKVFKETSPSARTVQYPLVSDRNQLISRAYRVLDEKTGATFRATIIVNPEGTIVSKMIYPAEVGRNAYEILRVIEGANFERETGLGVPANWTPGMPGISRDPNKIGRI, from the coding sequence ATGTACAATAAGAAAGAACTACATGTGACTAACCCAGAATTATTCCATCAGCCTTTTCGAGCAACAAGGGATGATCCCGCCCCACTTTTTTCAGCACCTGCATTAATAAACAACGATATTTCATCTGTTGATTTATCAGAACAACGTGGGAAATGGGTCGTTTTATTTTTTTATGCAAGTGACTTTACGTTCGTTTGACCGACAGAACTAGCAGCAGTTGCTGCTATTTACCCACAATTAAGAGAGCGAAACACTGAAGTATTTGGGATTAGTACTGACAGTGTGTATGCTCACAAAGTTTTTAAAGAAACATCTCCCTCTGCTAGAACAGTTCAATACCCTTTAGTCAGTGATCGCAACCAACTTATTAGTCGTGCTTACCGTGTATTAGATGAGAAAACAGGTGCCACTTTTCGAGCAACCATTATTGTGAATCCAGAAGGGACAATTGTTTCTAAAATGATTTATCCAGCTGAAGTGGGCCGCAATGCATATGAAATATTACGAGTCATAGAAGGGGCGAATTTTGAAAGGGAAACTGGTCTCGGTGTCCCTGCAAATTGGACCCCTGGTATGCCAGGTATTTCAAGGGATCCCAACAAAATCGGAAGAATATAG
- a CDS encoding DUF3298 and DUF4163 domain-containing protein yields MTTFQLPVQIETRKYSSQGIDILYPQKKYSHYPMIQEKINRKIYQEVVNLYHTQQPYQIGTQLEMIGRYEIKTNERGILSLILSNYAYSRPMAHGMTFATPLTFNLKTGENVKLSALFKDDTNYTEVISKLIKRQIKERDIPLIEEFDRINPDQTFYLADKSIVIFFSLYEYTPYYVGFPMFPISLYQLETLAPEDGIISRLTIPLV; encoded by the coding sequence ATGACAACCTTTCAATTACCTGTGCAAATTGAAACGAGAAAATATTCATCTCAAGGAATTGATATTTTATATCCGCAAAAAAAGTATTCACATTACCCAATGATCCAAGAAAAAATAAACCGTAAGATTTATCAAGAAGTCGTCAATTTATACCATACTCAACAACCTTATCAAATAGGGACACAACTAGAGATGATTGGTCGCTATGAAATTAAAACAAATGAACGAGGTATTTTAAGTTTAATTCTTAGCAATTATGCGTACTCACGCCCAATGGCACACGGTATGACATTTGCAACACCCTTAACATTTAATTTAAAAACGGGTGAAAACGTGAAACTATCTGCGTTATTTAAAGATGATACTAATTATACGGAAGTCATATCTAAACTGATAAAAAGACAAATTAAAGAAAGAGATATACCATTAATTGAGGAGTTTGATCGTATTAATCCAGATCAAACGTTTTACTTAGCAGATAAATCGATTGTTATTTTCTTTTCTTTATACGAATATACACCATATTACGTAGGATTTCCGATGTTCCCAATCTCTTTATATCAATTAGAAACGTTAGCTCCAGAAGACGGCATCATCTCTAGATTGACGATTCCTCTCGTGTAA
- a CDS encoding NADPH-dependent FMN reductase, translating into MKNMLIISGSPRKSSISSKVGQWLSNKYHLNHFDLSEYLLPLFDDSVHTADNPIVNQFKEKVSKADAYIVITPEYHGGMSGSLKNSLDFLNKSFFKDKPTFLISVAGGGKGGINALNQLRMIMRALQADIESRQLVIDAPIWNEEACINELSSLIDTFVKKNSLDKSGYSEDVMGL; encoded by the coding sequence ATGAAAAACATGTTAATAATTAGTGGATCACCGAGAAAGAGCTCGATATCTAGTAAAGTTGGCCAATGGCTTTCAAACAAATACCATTTAAATCATTTTGACCTTAGTGAATATTTGCTACCACTTTTTGATGACTCAGTTCATACTGCTGATAATCCTATAGTTAACCAGTTTAAAGAGAAAGTATCAAAAGCAGATGCTTATATTGTTATAACACCAGAATATCATGGTGGTATGAGTGGATCTCTGAAAAATTCCTTAGATTTTTTAAACAAAAGTTTCTTTAAAGATAAACCTACTTTCTTGATATCCGTTGCTGGTGGAGGAAAAGGTGGTATTAATGCTTTGAACCAGCTTCGAATGATTATGAGAGCATTACAAGCTGATATTGAATCACGACAGTTGGTGATCGATGCACCAATATGGAATGAAGAAGCATGTATAAACGAATTATCATCGTTGATTGACACGTTTGTTAAGAAAAACTCATTGGACAAATCAGGTTATTCTGAAGATGTGATGGGATTATGA
- a CDS encoding 5'-3' exonuclease yields the protein MEQKSLLLIDGFNLLSRGYFATSFGKSDDELQKNSKGQYVNGLRVFFQKLFNLISEHDISHVAVAWDVKRDETKRSQMHEFYKAQRNDLPEPLIEQYHTCTEVLEQMGISQITVPSYEADDVIGALATRWSNEYEAPCYIYSNDKDLYQLLNEHVSQILSIKKQETVYTINHFEDEFGIAAHQWVDVKALLGDKSDNIPGCPGVGEKSALPLIQQYGSVEDLYEQIEELDQKFNRYKKKLINGKETSFISKQLAQIICEIDEIEQLLFDELAFHFNEDKVRQGLNEIELKIRL from the coding sequence ATGGAACAAAAATCACTATTACTAATCGATGGTTTTAACTTATTAAGTCGAGGCTATTTTGCAACTTCATTTGGAAAAAGTGACGATGAACTTCAAAAAAATAGCAAAGGGCAGTATGTGAATGGATTAAGAGTCTTTTTTCAGAAGCTTTTCAACTTAATTTCCGAGCACGATATTTCGCATGTAGCAGTTGCTTGGGATGTGAAAAGGGATGAAACAAAGCGAAGTCAAATGCATGAATTTTATAAAGCACAACGTAATGATTTACCAGAACCGTTGATCGAGCAATATCATACGTGTACGGAAGTACTTGAGCAAATGGGGATTAGCCAAATCACTGTCCCATCATACGAAGCAGATGATGTTATAGGTGCTCTTGCAACGAGGTGGAGTAATGAATACGAAGCTCCTTGTTATATTTACAGTAATGATAAAGATTTGTATCAACTATTAAATGAACATGTATCACAAATCCTTTCGATAAAAAAACAAGAGACCGTTTATACAATTAATCATTTTGAAGATGAATTTGGCATTGCTGCACATCAATGGGTAGACGTTAAAGCACTGTTAGGTGATAAAAGTGACAACATTCCAGGGTGTCCTGGTGTCGGAGAAAAATCAGCACTGCCATTAATCCAACAATATGGCTCTGTCGAAGATTTATATGAACAAATTGAAGAACTCGATCAAAAATTTAACCGTTATAAGAAAAAGCTCATTAATGGTAAGGAAACATCATTTATTAGTAAACAATTAGCACAAATTATTTGTGAAATCGATGAAATAGAACAGTTGTTATTTGATGAGTTAGCGTTTCACTTTAATGAAGATAAGGTACGACAAGGCTTAAATGAAATTGAATTAAAGATTCGGTTGTAA
- a CDS encoding serine hydrolase domain-containing protein — MGFQQFETRLKESPVKTCIVEHENERLYEYSQSDSMRKQVQRVNSITKSVLSILYGIALKRGDINSLQTSIVSYFPEVSKIDPKKEKITLHDLLTMRSGIDWPGNEGMRSSNNWIEYILHRPMRQSPGEVMKYACGNSHLLSAILQKQTGMKTSIYAEEHLFSPLNITEYEWDEDPQGVITGGFGLYLKTEDLLKIGQLYLNKGTWNGLEIVSKDWVDESTKPYTDTNVGNQQYCYHWWYSPSGSNDQPAFYYAAGNGGQYIFIVPEKQLVTVFTSDFERKESIKPFQWFVRFVLNKV, encoded by the coding sequence ATGGGATTTCAACAATTTGAAACGCGCTTGAAGGAAAGTCCAGTAAAAACTTGCATTGTCGAACATGAAAATGAACGACTATATGAATATTCACAAAGCGACTCAATGAGAAAGCAAGTTCAAAGAGTGAATTCAATTACGAAAAGTGTTTTATCAATTTTATATGGCATTGCATTGAAAAGAGGGGATATCAATTCATTACAAACATCAATCGTGTCATATTTCCCAGAAGTCTCAAAAATCGATCCGAAAAAAGAGAAGATTACTCTTCATGATTTATTAACAATGCGCTCTGGAATCGATTGGCCAGGAAACGAAGGGATGAGAAGTAGTAATAATTGGATCGAGTATATTTTACATCGTCCGATGAGACAATCACCTGGTGAAGTAATGAAATACGCCTGTGGAAACTCACATTTACTAAGTGCAATCTTACAAAAACAAACAGGAATGAAAACATCAATTTACGCAGAAGAACATTTATTTTCTCCTTTAAATATTACAGAATATGAATGGGACGAAGATCCACAAGGGGTTATTACAGGTGGTTTTGGATTATATTTGAAAACAGAAGACTTACTCAAAATTGGCCAACTATATTTAAATAAAGGAACTTGGAATGGATTAGAAATTGTGTCTAAAGATTGGGTGGATGAATCCACTAAACCTTATACAGATACTAATGTTGGGAATCAACAATATTGTTATCATTGGTGGTACAGTCCATCAGGATCAAATGATCAACCAGCATTTTATTATGCAGCTGGAAACGGTGGTCAGTATATATTCATTGTTCCAGAAAAGCAATTAGTCACTGTATTTACGAGTGATTTTGAAAGAAAAGAAAGCATTAAACCTTTTCAATGGTTTGTCCGATTTGTTTTAAATAAGGTGTAA
- a CDS encoding STAS domain-containing protein produces the protein MSEKVDNQCSPPLRWEKDEGTLKFHGEDAILFWIDNAMKSFIDTIEEVSGNAAAKVVMDTAGFRLGRIVSDFFKGEDPDKVLLSLPDTYATAGWGKLEVVTIDVEKKTASVRMQNSWEFKVNRLQGKDGCGAFIPGHFAGVLTGLFEENIGYEIIHSEVEGAEYDEFHFAPSSISPVQNIHDYARQQEQEEIQKLESMVEQRTKELTNLVKEISSPIIPVLDNIVVIPLLGKFDQSRAEDMMKTTLHELPRFQAYYLILDMTGMDNKVDDFTVSLIQSLTKAASLLGTKSIIVGISPELGIKMTKSDYDLSGIDCFSTLKHAIHFALAEDGKEVTSK, from the coding sequence ATGAGCGAGAAGGTAGATAATCAATGTTCCCCACCATTGAGATGGGAAAAGGATGAAGGAACTTTAAAGTTCCATGGAGAGGATGCTATTCTCTTTTGGATTGACAATGCTATGAAATCATTTATCGACACGATCGAAGAAGTATCAGGGAATGCAGCTGCTAAAGTTGTTATGGATACCGCAGGGTTTCGGTTAGGAAGAATTGTAAGTGATTTCTTTAAAGGTGAAGATCCAGATAAAGTTTTATTATCACTCCCAGATACTTATGCAACTGCAGGATGGGGAAAACTAGAAGTTGTAACGATCGATGTTGAAAAAAAGACAGCATCAGTACGTATGCAAAATAGCTGGGAATTTAAAGTCAATCGTCTCCAAGGGAAAGATGGTTGCGGTGCATTTATTCCAGGACACTTTGCCGGTGTACTAACAGGACTTTTTGAAGAAAACATCGGATATGAAATTATACATAGTGAAGTAGAAGGGGCAGAATATGATGAGTTTCATTTTGCACCTTCATCAATTTCTCCTGTCCAAAACATTCATGATTATGCTAGGCAACAAGAGCAGGAAGAAATTCAAAAATTAGAATCAATGGTTGAACAAAGAACGAAAGAATTAACAAATTTAGTGAAGGAAATTTCATCTCCGATTATTCCAGTTCTTGATAATATTGTCGTAATTCCTTTATTAGGGAAGTTTGATCAGAGCCGTGCTGAAGACATGATGAAAACGACTCTCCATGAATTACCTCGTTTTCAAGCTTATTATTTAATATTAGATATGACTGGTATGGATAACAAAGTTGATGATTTTACGGTTTCATTAATCCAAAGCTTAACAAAAGCAGCTTCACTACTAGGAACAAAAAGTATTATTGTAGGTATTTCACCAGAACTAGGCATTAAAATGACAAAATCGGATTACGATTTATCCGGAATTGACTGTTTTTCAACGCTAAAACATGCCATTCATTTTGCACTCGCAGAAGACGGAAAAGAAGTAACATCGAAATAA
- a CDS encoding response regulator yields the protein MSIHIIVVDDHHVVRKGLLFFLEKKKQFSIIGEAANGKELLELLKTNQKMPDIILLDLSMPIMDGVSTTKELKKLAPEVKILILTSFEDEDHVISAIEAGADGYCLKDTAPDDLVAAIENVYEGKKDIDPKVATHLLKRVQKPTDEETSAIDSLTKREREVLIQIANGKNNKEISETLFITEKTVKTHITNVFAKLPVQDRTQAALFAVKHGLNKSNEMS from the coding sequence TTGAGCATTCATATTATTGTTGTCGATGATCATCACGTCGTAAGAAAAGGCCTTCTATTTTTCTTAGAAAAAAAGAAACAATTCTCCATCATTGGAGAAGCCGCAAATGGGAAAGAATTGCTAGAGCTTTTGAAAACAAACCAAAAAATGCCAGACATTATTTTGCTAGATTTGTCTATGCCTATTATGGATGGCGTATCAACAACAAAAGAACTGAAGAAGTTAGCACCTGAAGTGAAAATTCTTATTTTAACAAGTTTTGAAGACGAAGACCATGTCATTTCTGCGATAGAAGCAGGTGCTGATGGTTATTGTCTTAAAGATACTGCTCCCGATGACTTAGTAGCAGCAATTGAAAATGTTTATGAAGGCAAGAAAGATATCGATCCGAAAGTTGCTACTCATTTATTAAAGCGAGTACAAAAACCAACAGATGAAGAAACTTCTGCAATTGATAGCTTAACTAAACGCGAGCGTGAAGTATTAATCCAAATTGCTAACGGCAAAAATAACAAAGAAATTTCTGAAACACTCTTCATTACGGAAAAGACAGTTAAAACACACATTACAAATGTTTTCGCCAAACTCCCTGTTCAAGACCGTACGCAAGCCGCCCTCTTTGCAGTTAAACATGGCTTGAATAAATCTAACGAAATGTCCTAA
- a CDS encoding pyridoxamine 5'-phosphate oxidase family protein: MNEHDVKEKILNVLDNHQVGTLATVRNDRPHSRYMTFYHDGLMLYTPTGKDTHKVEDIEENPYVHLLLGYEGEGYGDRFLEVEGKAEIRDDEKTKEKLWHKRMENWFNGPDDPNYIVLQITPSFIRLMNEDENSPYVLEL, encoded by the coding sequence TTGAACGAACATGATGTGAAAGAGAAGATTTTAAATGTATTGGATAACCATCAAGTAGGTACACTTGCAACAGTTAGAAATGACCGACCACACTCTAGATACATGACGTTTTATCATGATGGGTTAATGTTGTATACGCCAACTGGAAAAGATACACACAAAGTCGAAGATATTGAAGAAAACCCTTACGTACATCTACTGTTAGGTTACGAAGGCGAGGGTTATGGTGATCGGTTTTTAGAAGTTGAAGGCAAGGCTGAAATTCGCGATGATGAAAAAACTAAAGAAAAGCTGTGGCATAAACGAATGGAAAATTGGTTTAACGGTCCAGATGATCCGAATTATATTGTCCTTCAAATTACCCCCTCCTTCATACGATTAATGAATGAGGACGAAAACTCTCCATACGTTTTAGAGCTGTAA
- a CDS encoding organic hydroperoxide resistance protein: MNNKVFSTKVIAKGGREGSVKSDNGVIDLELAMPKGDDIPEDKTNPEQLFAGGYAACFDGALNLKASEAKKEIESSVEAEVGLLNDNDDCGFKLGVILNVHISGVSQDVAEHLVKEAHEFCPYSKATRGNIDVELNVHT, translated from the coding sequence ATGAATAATAAAGTATTTTCAACAAAGGTAATCGCCAAAGGTGGTCGTGAAGGTTCGGTCAAGTCTGATAATGGAGTGATTGATTTAGAACTAGCTATGCCAAAGGGAGATGACATTCCTGAAGATAAGACGAATCCCGAGCAATTGTTTGCAGGAGGATACGCGGCTTGTTTTGATGGTGCCTTGAACTTAAAGGCATCTGAAGCCAAAAAGGAGATTGAATCTTCGGTTGAAGCAGAAGTTGGCCTTTTAAACGATAATGATGACTGCGGGTTTAAACTTGGCGTTATTTTAAATGTGCACATAAGCGGTGTGAGTCAAGATGTAGCCGAACACCTTGTGAAAGAAGCTCACGAATTTTGTCCTTATTCAAAAGCGACAAGAGGCAATATCGATGTTGAGTTAAATGTGCATACGTAA
- a CDS encoding general stress protein has product MQPFYKEFYNDEEVVQTVDTLKTKGVEENNIHVVSHDDERTNRVAQNANANTIGMDEQSFGTATKNVFRKKGDELRAKFDEIGFTEDKAQELEEKLDEGKVIVVVKDAPHGLAI; this is encoded by the coding sequence ATGCAACCATTTTACAAAGAATTTTATAATGATGAAGAGGTAGTTCAAACCGTTGATACACTAAAAACAAAAGGTGTAGAAGAAAATAACATTCATGTGGTGTCACATGATGATGAGCGCACCAATCGTGTCGCGCAAAATGCCAATGCAAATACGATTGGAATGGACGAGCAAAGCTTTGGAACAGCGACGAAAAATGTTTTCCGTAAAAAAGGTGATGAATTAAGAGCGAAGTTTGATGAAATTGGCTTTACAGAAGATAAGGCACAAGAACTTGAAGAGAAGTTGGACGAAGGAAAAGTGATTGTCGTTGTAAAAGATGCACCACATGGGTTAGCGATTTAA